Proteins encoded within one genomic window of Eurosta solidaginis isolate ZX-2024a chromosome 1, ASM4086904v1, whole genome shotgun sequence:
- the Atg4b gene encoding uncharacterized protein Atg4b isoform X2, giving the protein MMSYDGLLSLSQLTDEKLSLIQAVATTAATTSTMIGTSNTTITQNTASFGSISIPRPVSSTPVVDVTVEEEEQAAPIQTVQLPLNVAESSNITQAGVTLSAATAEAIKPFTAAESLTNTETQQRKISASSRFINAFQQFYTSATNTNTPNEPDLTDLGTNSAADMPANRTPKGMESKLLSMWHNVKYGWSGKLKPNFSKEQPVWLLGRCYHRKYTPPSSMESSTELSTNDGVLGAIESCSTYESANTISASNIYPPLNPQQVDEIVVPQELGMDAVENQVAEHPWEEGIEGFRRDFYSRIWMTYRREFPTMNGTNYTSDCGWGCMLRSGQMLLAQGLVCHFLGRSWSYDADTQLHSTYEDNVHKKIIKWFGDSSSKSSPFSIHALVSLGEEMGKKPGDWYGPASVSYLLKQALKTAAQENADFDNITIYVAKDCTKLTKLLGSHQITTSAYHPQGNGMDERFHRQLKTTIIAREDTNNWYDELPVILLGLRSIYKEEISATPAEMVFGQNLRLPGELVVPSAKNLSSTERTRDLTKNLHDSIMENLKISAEILEISNNILYIVTSLGKFRLFATY; this is encoded by the exons ATG ATGAGCTACGATGGGCTGTTATCATTGTCCCAGTTGACAGACGAAAAGTTGAGCCTTATTCAAGCAGTCGCTACTACAGCCGCAACAACGTCCACAATGATTGGAACAAGTAACACAACAATAACGCAAAACACTGCTAGCTTTGGTAGTATCTCTATACCGCGACCTGTCTCATCCACACCTGTTGTCGATGTTACTGTAGAAGAAGAAGAGCAAGCAGCACCTATACAAACAGTTCAGTTGCCTTTGAACGTTGCCGAGAGTAGTAATATTACCCAAGCAGGTGTTACGTTGAGTGCAGCGACCGCGGAAGCAATAAAACCTTTTACCGCTGCAGAAAGTCTAACAAATACTGAAACACAACAACGAAAAATTTCAGCGTCATCACGTTTTATAAACGCATTCCAACAATTTTATACAAGTGCGACCAACACAAATACACCAAACGAACCTGACCTGACAGACCTTGGCACAAATTCAGCAGCCGATATGCCTGCTAATCGTACACCTAAGGGTATGGAATCAAAACTTCTTTCCATGTGGCATAATGTCAAATATGGTTGGAGTGGAAAACTCAAACCAAATTTTTCTAAAGAGCAGCCAGTATGGCTTCTAGGACGTTGTTATCATCGTAAATATACACCACCCTCGTCGATGGAGAGTTCAACTGAATTGAGTACAAATGATGGCGTTTTGGGTGCTATTGAATCATGTAGCACATATGAAAGTGCTAATACTATAAGTGCTAGTAATATTTATCCACCACTCAATCCACAACAAGTCGATGAAATAGTGGTGCCACAAGAATTGGGTATGGATGCCGTAGAAAATCAAGTCGCTGAACATCCATGGGAAGAAGGTATCGAAGGATTTCGTCGTGATTTTTACAGTCGTATTTGGATGACTTACCGTAGGGAATTCCCAACAATGAATGGTACAAATTACACATCCGATTGTGGTTGGGGTTGTATGTTGCGTAGCGGACAAATGTTATTGGCACAAGGTCTTGTTTGCCATTTTTTAGGCAGAA GTTGGAGCTACGACGCAGATACTCAGTTACATTCTACATATGAAGACAATGTTCATAAAAAGATTATTAAATGGTTTGGTGATAGCTCATCCAAAAGTAGCCCTTTCTCCATACATGCATTAGTGAGTCTAGGTGAAGAAATGGGCAAAAAACCAGGTGATTGGTACGGGCCAGCATCGGTTTCATatcttttaaa ACAAGCTCTAAAAACTGCCGCTCAAGAAAATGCCGATTTCGATAACATAACTATCTATGTAGCTAAGGATTGCACAA aattaactaaattacttggtagtcaccaaattacaacatccgcatatcaccctcaaggaaatggtatggatgaaaggtttcatagacaattaaagactactataatagctagagaggacacaaataattggtatgacgagttacctgtcatattacttggtttgcgatctatttacaaagaagaaatttcggctacaccagcggaaatggttttcggtcagaatttacgtttgccaggggaacttgttgtgccgtCAGCTAAAAATTTATCATCAACTGaacgaacccgcgatcttacaa AAAATCTACACGATTCCATtatggaaaatctaaaaattagtGCTGAAATATTGGAAATTTCAAATAacattttatatattgtaacgagcttggggaaattccgcttatttgcaacctactaa
- the LOC137242444 gene encoding uncharacterized protein translates to MTNFNKLNPNQKECMAQFMAEHPNLAKNKFPNSAQGRATSNRLWEELSKRLNADGPPVKDAKMWRKVFADQKYQAKKKLSHNKLSKRQTGGGPYNEIPISATEEVIIEAAGLEVAVDGNSTVRTFGNSPAHRSSTENSDSESNSDSGTSSASASALPGPSRSVTTLTPRVTSRCNTPRRRDLGEKIDRLVQVQERLLQVHERMLTIKEEKHRLHQESHALDLQIKNLELESLAISVNRKRRN, encoded by the exons AAACCAAAAGGAGTGCATGGCGCAATTTATGGCGGAACACCCGAACTTGGCGAAAAACAAATTTCCCAATTCCGCACAAGGTAGAGCAACGTCCAACAGACTGTGGGAGGAGCTTTCCAAGCGTTTAAATGCTGACGGGCCACCAGTAAAAGACGCCAAAATGTGGaggaag GTTTTCGCAGATCAAAAATATCAGGCGAAGAAGAAGCTTTCCCACAACAAATTGTCCAAAAGACAAACTGGAGGAGGTCCTTATAATGAAATTCCCATCAGTGCAACTGAGGAAGTGATTATAGAGGCAGCCGGACTTGAAGTCGCAGTGGACGGGAATAGTACCGTTCGCACTTTTGGCAATTCACCCGCTCATAGAAGCAGCACCGAAAATAGTGATAGTGAGAGCAACAGTGATAGTGGAACAAGCAGCGCATCAGCCAGCGCTTTACCTGGTCCATCTAGGTCGGTTACTACCCTTACACCGCGCGTAACCTCTCGGTGCAATACTCCACGGCGA CGCGATTTGGGGGAGAAGATTGACCGATTGGTGCAGGTGCAGGAGAGGTTGTTGCAAGTGCATGAAAGGATGCTGACCATTAAGGAGGAGAAGCATAGACTGCATCAAGAATCACATGCACTTGatttacaaatcaaaaatttagaattagAGTCTCTAGCAATAAGTgtaaatagaaaaagaagaaattaa
- the LOC137237210 gene encoding histone acetyltransferase type B catalytic subunit-like produces the protein MQHPILMLTIRNEASFYEKYKNDNGDYQSSTTGYTTVNEYYAYPQHIRPRISQFGTKFIETVYKHYLPIINVIDMAVEDPSGDFQRLRSYIDARLCMGLKSFVSDVIKKGFNKEMVHEARETYKLNPRQCRRVYEILRLYYTNIYDKDDYHAYRLDVKRRLNAIYYKYKNDIKKMEKAKVDTEWLRARLPTPSQRMEQLHEEYEKEENAHRQIVEKLRD, from the exons ATGCAGCATCCTATATTGATGTTGACGATCCGCAATGAAGCTTCTTT ctatgaaaagtataaaaatgataATGGTGATTATCAGTCTTCAACCACTGGCTACACCACTGTAAATGAGTACTACGCATATCCTCAACACATACGACCGCGCATTAGTCAATTTGGCACAAAATTCATTGAAACTGTCTATAAACATTACTTACCAATCATTAATGTAATTGATATGGCAGTGGAAGATCCATCGGGTGATTTTCAGCGTTTACGCAGCTACATTGATGCTCGTCTGTGTATGGGCCTAAAAAGTTTTGTAAGTGATGTCATCAAAAAAGGATTTAACAAAGAAATGGTTCATGAGGCACGCGAAACGTACAAG CTAAATCCACGTCAGTGTCGCCGGGTTTATGAAATACTTCGACTATATTATACAAACATTTATGATAAGGACGATTATCATGCTTATCGTTTAGATGTAAAGCGTCGGTTAAACgcaatttattataaatataaaaatgataTTAAGAAAATGGAAAAAGCTAAAGTGGATACGGAATGGTTGAGAGCGCGTTTACCTACACCAAGTCAACGTATGGAGCAATTGCATGAGGAATATGAAAAAGAAGAGAACGCACACAGACAAATTGTTGAAAAGTTACGTGATTAA